Proteins co-encoded in one Polynucleobacter sp. MWH-UH19D genomic window:
- the sdhD gene encoding succinate dehydrogenase, hydrophobic membrane anchor protein: MPIYQIGPKRLVVGAHYGLKEWIIQRVTAIVMVVFTVVLLVDYCITGSATYEGWSGLFSNQLMKLLTLLALFSLFYHAWIGVRDIWMDYIKPVGIRLTLQVLTVLYLVACAAYAVQILWKV; the protein is encoded by the coding sequence ATGCCTATTTATCAAATTGGACCAAAGCGCTTAGTTGTAGGCGCACATTACGGCCTTAAAGAATGGATTATTCAGCGCGTCACTGCAATTGTGATGGTGGTGTTTACGGTTGTACTGCTTGTGGATTACTGCATCACTGGTAGCGCTACTTATGAAGGCTGGTCTGGCCTGTTTAGCAATCAGTTGATGAAGTTATTAACACTCTTGGCTTTGTTTAGTCTTTTCTATCACGCATGGATTGGTGTGCGTGATATTTGGATGGACTACATCAAGCCAGTTGGTATTCGTTTGACACTGCAAGTGTTAACTGTTTTGTATCTCGTGGCCTGTGCGGCCTACGCCGTTCAAATTTTGTGGAAAGTGTAA
- a CDS encoding pyridoxal phosphate-dependent aminotransferase — protein MPPSFPSRLPRVGTTIFTVMSALATEHQAINLGQGFPDFPCDRKLIADVNAAMLADHNQYPPMIGVPNLRHGIANKIQQLYGHQYNPDSEITITAGGTQGILTTILACVSPGDEVVILEPAYDSYRPSIELAGGKVIAVALEAIRNGNGKVASYQIPWEALSKAIHTNTRLLIINTPHNPTGMVWQKSDLDRLADLLRNTSTLILSDEVYEHMVYDGAHHHSVASHPELAARSFLISSFGKTYHVTGWKVGYVAAPTSLSAEFRKVHQFNVFTVNTPMQFGLATYLSDASHYLNLPTFYQTKRDFFRAGLEKTAFKLLPTPGTYFQCVDYTALAIPEAKLNEADFCKWLTTEIGVAAIPVSAFYEKPTESGVIRFCFAKQEQTLSSALDRLQKL, from the coding sequence ATGCCGCCCTCATTCCCGAGTCGCCTTCCCAGAGTGGGTACGACAATCTTTACGGTAATGTCTGCCCTGGCCACCGAACATCAAGCCATTAACTTGGGCCAAGGCTTTCCAGATTTTCCGTGTGATCGTAAATTGATTGCGGACGTCAATGCAGCGATGCTCGCTGATCACAATCAATACCCTCCGATGATTGGGGTTCCCAATTTACGTCATGGCATCGCAAACAAGATTCAACAACTCTATGGACATCAATACAACCCGGATTCTGAAATCACCATCACCGCAGGCGGCACACAAGGAATTCTGACTACTATTCTTGCGTGCGTTAGCCCTGGTGATGAGGTTGTCATTCTGGAGCCAGCATATGACAGCTACAGACCATCCATTGAATTAGCTGGCGGAAAAGTTATTGCGGTTGCTCTTGAGGCAATTCGCAATGGCAATGGAAAAGTAGCCTCCTATCAAATTCCATGGGAAGCGCTATCAAAGGCGATACATACCAATACTCGCTTGCTCATCATTAATACACCGCATAACCCAACAGGCATGGTCTGGCAAAAGTCTGACCTCGATCGCTTGGCAGACTTACTCAGAAACACTTCCACTTTGATCTTGAGTGATGAGGTTTACGAGCACATGGTCTATGACGGAGCGCATCATCATAGCGTTGCCTCTCACCCTGAGTTAGCTGCGCGCAGTTTTCTGATTTCTAGTTTTGGCAAAACCTATCATGTCACTGGCTGGAAAGTCGGTTATGTTGCTGCACCTACCTCGCTCAGCGCAGAGTTTCGTAAAGTGCATCAATTCAATGTGTTTACGGTAAACACACCAATGCAATTTGGTTTAGCCACTTACCTATCTGATGCATCGCATTACTTAAATCTGCCTACCTTTTATCAAACCAAGCGAGACTTTTTTAGAGCGGGGCTAGAAAAAACAGCATTCAAATTGTTGCCCACACCAGGAACGTACTTTCAATGTGTTGATTACACCGCGCTCGCGATTCCCGAGGCAAAACTCAATGAAGCAGATTTTTGCAAATGGCTAACCACTGAAATCGGCGTTGCTGCCATTCCAGTTTCTGCCTTTTATGAAAAACCTACGGAGTCAGGCGTCATTCGTTTTTGTTTTGCAAAGCAAGAACAAACGCTTTCCTCGGCTTTAGACCGCCTACAAAAACTTTAA
- a CDS encoding DUF3429 domain-containing protein, with amino-acid sequence MSNNPLPPLVLKLGYAGLIPFVGLALLVQLAPTPINYLSAESLAGYGAVITSFMGALHWGANLHNLGKATTGDRWLDRNAWIWGVIPALVAWVALHIYIPVGLFIMASTLIIQRNIDQNTYRLYFSDETACAAFMAMRNRLTYIAAFCLAWAAVVILFIQA; translated from the coding sequence GTGAGTAATAACCCCTTACCTCCATTAGTTCTTAAACTTGGTTATGCAGGCTTAATTCCATTTGTTGGTTTAGCCTTGCTAGTACAACTTGCACCAACGCCCATTAACTACTTGAGCGCTGAATCGCTGGCTGGATATGGGGCAGTGATCACCTCATTTATGGGCGCATTGCATTGGGGCGCCAATTTACACAATTTAGGTAAAGCAACAACAGGCGATCGCTGGTTAGACCGAAATGCTTGGATCTGGGGCGTGATCCCTGCTTTAGTTGCTTGGGTAGCTTTACACATCTACATTCCAGTTGGCTTATTTATCATGGCCTCGACCTTGATCATTCAGCGCAACATTGATCAAAATACCTATCGTCTTTATTTTTCAGATGAAACTGCATGCGCAGCCTTTATGGCTATGCGCAATCGCTTAACGTATATTGCTGCCTTCTGCTTAGCTTGGGCGGCGGTTGTGATTCTGTTTATTCAAGCTTGA
- a CDS encoding malate dehydrogenase, whose translation MAKAPMRVAVTGAAGQIGYSLLFRIANGDLLGKDQPVILQLLEIPDEKAQKALAGVIMELEDCAFPLLAGVTAHSDPLTAFKDIDVALLVGARPRGPGMERKDLLSANAQIFTAQGKALNAVAKKTVKVLVVGNPANTNAYIAMKSAPDIPAKNFTAMLRLDHNRALSQLATKLNKPVAGIEKLVVWGNHSPTMYPDYRFATVDGKSVKDSINDAAWNKDVFIPTVGKRGAAIIDARGLSSAASAANAAIDHIHDWVLGTNGKWVTMGIPSKGEYGIPAEVIYGFPVTCENGEYKMVEGLEIDEFSRERMTHTLNELLEEQAGVKHLLP comes from the coding sequence ATGGCAAAAGCCCCAATGCGTGTCGCCGTAACCGGTGCAGCCGGTCAAATCGGATATTCCCTTCTATTCCGCATCGCCAATGGCGACTTATTAGGCAAAGATCAGCCTGTCATCCTGCAATTGCTTGAAATTCCTGATGAAAAAGCACAAAAAGCCTTGGCTGGCGTGATTATGGAGCTCGAAGACTGCGCATTCCCATTGTTGGCTGGTGTTACCGCACATTCTGACCCACTCACCGCATTCAAAGATATCGATGTTGCCCTGTTGGTAGGTGCACGTCCTCGTGGCCCTGGTATGGAGCGCAAAGACTTGCTCTCTGCTAACGCTCAAATCTTTACCGCTCAAGGTAAGGCATTAAATGCTGTTGCTAAGAAAACTGTCAAAGTATTGGTTGTTGGCAATCCAGCAAACACCAATGCTTACATCGCCATGAAATCTGCTCCAGATATTCCTGCGAAAAACTTTACAGCAATGTTGCGCCTCGATCACAACCGCGCGCTCTCACAATTAGCTACTAAGCTGAACAAACCGGTTGCTGGTATTGAGAAGTTAGTTGTTTGGGGTAACCACAGCCCAACCATGTATCCCGACTATCGTTTTGCAACGGTTGACGGCAAGTCAGTAAAAGATTCCATCAATGATGCAGCGTGGAACAAAGATGTATTTATTCCTACTGTTGGCAAGCGTGGCGCTGCAATTATTGACGCACGCGGTCTCTCTTCTGCAGCTTCAGCAGCTAACGCAGCGATCGATCACATCCATGACTGGGTACTTGGCACGAATGGCAAGTGGGTCACTATGGGCATCCCATCTAAAGGTGAATACGGCATTCCAGCTGAAGTCATCTATGGCTTCCCTGTTACTTGCGAAAACGGTGAGTACAAAATGGTTGAGGGCTTAGAGATCGATGAGTTTTCTCGCGAGCGTATGACTCATACCCTCAATGAATTGCTTGAGGAGCAAGCAGGCGTCAAACATTTGCTCCCTTAA
- the sdhC gene encoding succinate dehydrogenase, cytochrome b556 subunit — protein MVDAQQNVKKDRPVYRNIGLAQLVKYRLPWAGKVSILHRISGAALFLLLPFILYLFDQSLASELSYQKFQAFTSNILVKIICLGLIWSFLHHFCAGIRYLLLDLEIGVEKSESNRSAIIVLVVGLALTAIVGLKLFGLY, from the coding sequence ATGGTTGATGCACAGCAAAACGTAAAAAAAGATAGACCGGTTTATCGAAATATTGGTCTAGCCCAGTTGGTGAAATACCGCCTTCCTTGGGCTGGCAAAGTTTCCATTCTTCATCGTATTAGTGGAGCAGCATTGTTCCTCTTGTTGCCATTCATTTTGTATCTCTTTGATCAAAGTTTGGCCTCTGAATTAAGTTATCAAAAATTCCAAGCTTTCACCAGCAACATCTTGGTGAAAATCATTTGCTTGGGCTTGATCTGGTCTTTCTTGCACCACTTCTGCGCTGGTATTCGTTACCTCTTGCTCGATCTTGAGATCGGGGTAGAGAAGTCTGAGTCCAATCGTTCAGCGATCATTGTTTTGGTGGTCGGTCTGGCGTTGACTGCGATTGTCGGTCTTAAATTATTCGGCTTGTACTAA
- a CDS encoding 3-hydroxybutyryl-CoA dehydrogenase, whose protein sequence is MKIQSIGVIGAGTMGNGIAQVCAVAGLDVVMVDINEAAVQRGLDQISKSLDRLVKKETLSAEAKDAALKRIKGSTSYADFKGLGLVIEAATENQAIKEKILKQVDEIVSKDTIIATNTSSLSITKLAALDSNPARFIGMHFFNPPPLMALVEVIRGLQTSDETHAAIIEMAKRVGKEPITVKNSPGFVVNRILLPMINEAFFVLSEGLASPEDIDAGMKLGCNQPIGPLALADLIGLDTCLAVMEVYFENFSDSKYRPCPLLREMVAAGYLGRKTGRGVYTYDK, encoded by the coding sequence ATGAAGATTCAGTCAATCGGCGTAATTGGTGCAGGCACCATGGGTAATGGCATTGCACAAGTGTGCGCTGTTGCAGGACTTGACGTTGTGATGGTGGATATCAATGAAGCTGCGGTTCAACGCGGTCTTGATCAAATTAGCAAGAGTTTAGATCGTCTCGTAAAAAAAGAAACACTTAGCGCAGAAGCGAAAGATGCCGCGCTCAAGCGCATCAAAGGAAGCACTTCTTATGCAGACTTCAAGGGTCTTGGATTAGTGATTGAAGCTGCCACAGAAAACCAAGCAATTAAGGAAAAAATTCTGAAGCAAGTCGATGAGATTGTCAGCAAAGACACCATCATCGCCACCAACACTTCATCACTCTCTATCACTAAACTTGCGGCGCTCGACTCTAACCCAGCACGCTTTATTGGTATGCACTTCTTTAATCCACCGCCCCTAATGGCGTTGGTTGAAGTGATTCGCGGATTACAAACCAGCGACGAAACTCATGCTGCCATTATTGAAATGGCTAAACGCGTTGGCAAGGAGCCGATTACCGTCAAAAACTCTCCAGGGTTTGTTGTAAATCGAATCTTGTTGCCGATGATTAATGAAGCTTTCTTCGTTTTGTCAGAGGGTTTAGCAAGTCCAGAAGATATCGATGCAGGCATGAAGCTGGGCTGCAATCAGCCTATCGGCCCTCTTGCTTTGGCAGATCTCATCGGCCTAGACACCTGTCTTGCAGTCATGGAAGTGTATTTTGAAAACTTTAGCGACTCAAAATATCGCCCTTGCCCACTCTTGCGCGAAATGGTCGCCGCCGGTTACCTTGGTCGCAAAACCGGACGCGGTGTTTACACATACGATAAATAA
- a CDS encoding GntR family transcriptional regulator — MNLSEVNLPIASFSPLYEQIKAMILASLQAAEWLPGDAIPSEMELAARYAVSQGTVRKAIDELAAQNLLVRRQGKGTFVATHQEDDWQYRFLRLSPDSGEKFHLISQFLACELTKATDYVANLLKLKAGDPVIYIDRIQTFAGQPVVFEEIWLPGSRFKGLDLDTLNDWHGPVYALYESQYATHMVRAEEKIKAVSADESLAKHLQLAISAPLLSVERVAFTYGNKPVEIRHARYDTSEQHYENRLN; from the coding sequence GTGAATTTGTCAGAAGTAAATTTGCCTATTGCTTCATTTAGCCCGCTGTATGAGCAGATCAAAGCCATGATTTTGGCTAGTTTGCAGGCTGCAGAATGGTTGCCAGGTGATGCCATTCCTAGCGAAATGGAGCTTGCTGCGCGTTATGCAGTGAGTCAGGGTACGGTTCGCAAGGCAATTGATGAGTTGGCTGCCCAAAATTTACTGGTTAGGCGCCAAGGGAAGGGTACTTTCGTCGCCACCCATCAAGAAGATGATTGGCAATACCGTTTTTTACGCCTTTCTCCCGATTCTGGTGAAAAGTTCCATCTGATTAGTCAATTTTTAGCCTGTGAGCTAACTAAGGCTACTGATTATGTAGCTAATTTGCTTAAATTAAAGGCAGGTGACCCAGTCATTTATATAGATCGTATTCAGACATTTGCAGGGCAACCCGTTGTTTTTGAAGAGATTTGGCTTCCAGGAAGCCGCTTCAAGGGCTTAGATCTAGACACACTCAATGATTGGCATGGACCAGTCTATGCGCTCTACGAGAGTCAATATGCCACCCATATGGTACGGGCGGAAGAAAAAATTAAGGCGGTTTCGGCTGACGAGAGTCTAGCTAAGCACCTCCAGTTGGCAATCAGCGCGCCATTGCTCTCAGTGGAGCGGGTCGCCTTCACCTACGGGAATAAACCAGTAGAAATTCGACACGCAAGATACGACACTTCTGAGCAACATTATGAAAATCGATTGAACTGA
- a CDS encoding glutathione binding-like protein, protein MIDVYSWPTPNGHKVHIMLEECGYKLGRDWIAHPIDIGAGDQFDKAFLEMSPNNKIPALVDPQGPDGKPISIFESGAILLYLAAKTGKFLPKTTRGKYKVLQWLMFQMGGLGPMLGQNHHFRLYAPEKIQYAIDRYTNEAKRLYGVLDSQLKDNTYIAGKTYSIADIAIFPWTRNWKNQGIDIDAYPHFKHWFEMIGERPAVKRGCEVLTALRKPLHDDKAREQLFGSTQYQRRK, encoded by the coding sequence GTGATTGATGTTTATAGCTGGCCAACTCCAAATGGCCACAAGGTCCACATCATGCTCGAAGAGTGTGGCTATAAATTGGGGCGCGACTGGATAGCCCATCCAATTGATATTGGTGCCGGAGACCAATTTGATAAAGCATTCTTGGAAATGAGCCCGAACAATAAAATCCCAGCCTTGGTTGATCCTCAGGGACCCGATGGCAAACCCATCAGCATCTTTGAGTCAGGCGCAATTTTGCTCTACCTTGCCGCCAAAACTGGCAAGTTTTTACCCAAAACCACCCGAGGCAAGTATAAGGTCTTACAGTGGTTGATGTTCCAAATGGGCGGTCTTGGACCAATGCTTGGTCAAAACCATCACTTCCGGCTTTACGCTCCTGAAAAAATTCAGTACGCCATCGATCGCTACACCAACGAGGCCAAACGACTTTATGGGGTTTTGGATAGCCAACTGAAAGATAATACGTATATTGCGGGCAAAACCTATTCGATTGCCGATATTGCGATTTTTCCTTGGACAAGGAATTGGAAGAATCAAGGCATCGATATCGATGCGTATCCGCATTTCAAGCACTGGTTTGAAATGATTGGTGAACGCCCCGCGGTTAAACGAGGATGCGAAGTATTAACAGCGTTACGCAAGCCTTTGCATGACGACAAAGCTAGAGAGCAGTTATTTGGTTCAACCCAGTATCAACGAAGGAAATAA
- the yaaA gene encoding peroxide stress protein YaaA: MLIVLSPAKSLDYKTPAKVKAPTLPEFVAESAKLIADLKKLAPQDVAKLMGLSDQLAVLNVGRYRDWSKKFTEENSKPAIYAFDGDVYDGFDVKTLNAKAVDFAQDHIRILSGLYGALRPLDLMQPYRLEMGTAFKNARGKDLYAFWGNRVTDSLKQLLEKQKKPVLLNLASEEYFKVLQPKELGCPVISPVFQDAKDGKYKIISFYAKRARGLMARYVVENRITDPADLKGFNLDGYKYYAADSKPEKPVFRRAEKK, translated from the coding sequence ATGTTGATCGTACTTTCACCTGCTAAATCCTTGGATTACAAGACGCCTGCAAAGGTTAAGGCGCCAACCCTCCCAGAGTTTGTTGCGGAGTCGGCTAAGTTAATAGCCGATCTCAAGAAATTAGCCCCCCAGGATGTCGCTAAGCTAATGGGTTTGTCTGATCAATTGGCAGTACTTAATGTTGGTCGCTACCGAGATTGGTCAAAAAAATTTACTGAAGAGAACAGTAAACCTGCAATCTATGCATTTGATGGCGATGTCTACGATGGTTTTGACGTTAAAACCCTCAATGCCAAGGCGGTTGATTTTGCCCAAGACCACATTCGAATTTTGTCTGGACTTTATGGCGCTTTGCGACCCTTGGATTTAATGCAACCTTATCGCCTAGAGATGGGAACTGCTTTTAAGAATGCGCGTGGTAAAGACCTCTATGCTTTTTGGGGTAACAGGGTGACAGATTCTTTAAAACAGCTACTTGAAAAACAAAAAAAGCCAGTCTTGTTGAATTTGGCATCCGAGGAATATTTCAAAGTATTGCAGCCCAAGGAATTAGGTTGCCCAGTGATTTCTCCTGTATTCCAAGATGCTAAGGATGGCAAGTACAAGATCATCTCGTTTTACGCAAAACGCGCACGCGGTTTGATGGCACGCTATGTTGTGGAGAATCGGATTACCGATCCAGCCGATTTAAAGGGCTTTAATTTGGATGGCTATAAGTACTATGCTGCTGATTCAAAACCTGAGAAACCTGTATTTAGAAGGGCGGAGAAGAAGTAA
- a CDS encoding DUF2863 family protein — protein sequence MAVHRTKSSQRTSPEVEKLVADAISLAASGSQIEDRYWEERLNVRLMRLLKSQNQNVIDAALDQTFRINTVAFEVLADTAETLAESLKMEYEGQQWDVLLLAMPIVAHTRYQIPSGPLPAKMVEATASALHSAIAATDTRIAIIPWLYSIDQMPHSHCQTRVLTEALANAAISGKDVKLELRDMSETIAVLADPRFIVAAISAPSGSPIFKWQEESPARQERGVSLIGWQNAIQEPIASMLPGCEFELLLPEAYFTNCRLADKHVRPLSIRAAVNFLESTLGILPAGLSCVVGAFGEEQADEYRISFSAKGSSDVMYGVIWPLYDRESVANDALNDLSDDESPIKKICDALHDAGVEDVFRHAMLFDPELCDDCGAPLFPDRSGEAVHAEMPEDTPTQQPLFH from the coding sequence ATGGCTGTGCATCGCACTAAATCCTCGCAACGCACCTCACCTGAAGTGGAAAAGCTCGTGGCCGATGCCATCTCTTTGGCTGCTTCAGGCAGTCAAATCGAAGATCGTTATTGGGAAGAGCGCTTGAATGTGCGTTTGATGCGCTTATTAAAAAGCCAAAATCAGAATGTGATTGATGCAGCATTAGATCAAACCTTCCGCATTAATACAGTTGCGTTCGAAGTGCTAGCGGATACAGCAGAGACTCTGGCAGAGTCACTCAAGATGGAATACGAAGGGCAGCAGTGGGACGTGCTGTTATTGGCTATGCCAATCGTTGCTCATACTCGTTATCAAATTCCATCAGGGCCTTTGCCGGCAAAAATGGTGGAAGCAACCGCGAGCGCTTTGCATAGCGCTATCGCTGCTACCGACACGCGTATCGCCATTATTCCCTGGCTCTACAGCATTGATCAAATGCCCCATTCGCATTGCCAAACGCGTGTGCTCACTGAGGCACTTGCCAATGCTGCAATCTCTGGCAAGGATGTCAAATTAGAGTTGCGCGATATGTCAGAAACAATCGCTGTCTTGGCTGATCCCCGTTTTATTGTTGCGGCAATTAGCGCTCCTAGTGGCTCACCAATCTTTAAATGGCAAGAAGAGTCTCCTGCAAGACAAGAGCGTGGAGTGAGTTTGATTGGCTGGCAAAATGCCATCCAAGAACCGATTGCTTCGATGTTGCCGGGCTGTGAATTTGAGTTATTACTGCCTGAAGCCTATTTCACAAACTGTCGTTTGGCAGATAAGCATGTGCGCCCACTAAGCATTCGTGCTGCTGTGAACTTTCTGGAAAGTACCTTGGGTATTCTGCCGGCTGGCTTGTCCTGTGTTGTGGGTGCATTTGGTGAAGAACAGGCTGATGAGTACCGTATTTCATTTAGCGCAAAAGGTTCGTCTGATGTGATGTATGGTGTGATTTGGCCTTTGTATGATCGCGAGAGCGTGGCCAATGACGCACTCAACGATTTATCAGATGACGAGAGTCCAATTAAAAAGATATGCGATGCATTGCATGATGCTGGAGTAGAGGATGTATTTCGACATGCGATGCTATTTGATCCAGAGCTTTGCGATGATTGTGGTGCACCATTGTTCCCAGATCGTTCTGGAGAGGCAGTGCACGCGGAAATGCCTGAAGACACTCCGACCCAGCAACCCTTATTTCACTGA
- a CDS encoding replication-associated recombination protein A: MSGLFDSAPPPPLAEALRPRSIDQVIGQTHLLSSNKPLNLAFASGKPHSMILWGPPGVGKTTLARLSAKAFDREFIAISAVLAGVKEIREAIQQAEQTLAQSGKQTILFVDEIHRFNKSQQDALLPHVESGLFTFIGATTENPSFEVNSALLSRAQVYVLKSLNKTELKQLFERAHQYAMPEVQFEAAAIDTLIHHADGDARRLLNLVEQVLNAVLALDSNTKIVDQAFIENALSTQARRFDKGGDQFYDQISALHKSVRGSDPDASLYWLCRMLDGGVDPRYLARRIIRMAWEDIGLADPRAMQLANDAALTYERLGSPEGELALGQAVVYLAVAAKSNASYKAFNAARAFVANDQSKPVPNHLRNAPTKLMKELGHGKEYRYAHDEPHAYAAGESYLPEGMAAPHWYEPVERGLESQIKEKMAFLRQLDAEHQK; the protein is encoded by the coding sequence ATGAGTGGTCTTTTTGATAGTGCACCTCCGCCCCCTTTAGCGGAAGCACTGCGCCCAAGATCCATCGATCAGGTCATTGGGCAGACTCACCTACTCTCTTCGAACAAACCGTTAAATCTGGCTTTTGCATCTGGCAAGCCTCACTCCATGATTTTATGGGGACCGCCAGGTGTAGGAAAAACAACCTTGGCTCGTTTATCCGCCAAAGCCTTTGATCGGGAGTTCATCGCCATCTCTGCAGTTCTAGCGGGAGTTAAGGAAATTCGGGAAGCGATTCAACAAGCAGAACAAACCTTAGCGCAATCTGGCAAACAAACAATTTTGTTTGTCGATGAAATTCATCGCTTTAACAAGAGCCAACAAGATGCACTCTTACCGCATGTGGAATCTGGTTTATTCACCTTCATCGGCGCCACTACTGAGAATCCCTCTTTTGAAGTGAACTCTGCACTACTCTCACGCGCACAGGTCTATGTCTTGAAATCTTTAAACAAGACAGAACTTAAGCAGTTATTTGAACGTGCACATCAGTATGCCATGCCAGAAGTTCAATTCGAAGCGGCGGCAATTGATACGCTTATTCACCATGCGGATGGTGATGCAAGAAGGCTGCTCAATTTGGTTGAGCAGGTTCTCAACGCTGTGCTTGCACTAGACTCCAATACCAAAATTGTTGATCAAGCCTTTATTGAAAATGCGCTTTCCACTCAGGCTAGACGATTTGATAAAGGTGGTGACCAGTTTTATGATCAGATCTCTGCACTACATAAATCTGTGAGAGGCTCTGATCCTGATGCCTCTCTGTACTGGTTATGTCGTATGTTAGATGGCGGAGTAGACCCTCGTTACTTGGCCCGTCGCATTATTCGTATGGCATGGGAAGATATTGGGCTTGCTGATCCACGTGCCATGCAACTGGCAAATGATGCGGCCCTGACCTACGAACGCCTTGGTTCACCCGAGGGAGAGCTAGCTCTTGGTCAAGCAGTGGTTTATCTTGCTGTAGCGGCAAAAAGCAATGCGAGCTACAAAGCGTTTAATGCCGCTCGTGCATTTGTAGCAAATGATCAATCTAAGCCTGTACCCAATCATTTACGTAATGCACCTACTAAGTTGATGAAAGAACTTGGTCACGGCAAGGAATATCGCTACGCCCATGATGAGCCTCACGCCTATGCTGCTGGTGAATCCTATCTACCCGAGGGTATGGCAGCACCCCATTGGTATGAACCGGTTGAGCGCGGACTTGAAAGTCAGATCAAGGAAAAGATGGCATTCTTGCGTCAGTTAGATGCCGAGCATCAAAAATAA